GCCGGGCAGCTTGGACTGGATATCCAGCGCAATGACGGTCAGCCGGTTGTTCTTCAAGGTGATCAGCGGCCGGAGGGAGTGCTTCTCGAAGATGGAGCGCAGGATGAGCGAGAGATGGAAGGTGATGGATTCCCAGTCATTCTCCGAGCTGTTCCATTTGACATCCCGGGGATTCTCGATCTCGATCAGGCAGACCCGGTAGGGCAGCTCATTGACCAGGTTGAAGTCCGGGCCGACCAGTGCCTTGAGCCGGTTGTCGTCCTGAGTGCGTCCCCCTACCAGCTCATCCACCCACAGATTCTCCGAGAACAGCTTCCGTTCTTCCATGTACCGCGTGCGCAGCAGCTCCTGTGCGATGGATAAGGAGGCCGAATCGAGCAGCAGGCAGTCGAATTCCTGCGGCTTGTGATTACAGACCATCAGGATATAGGCCCAGGTCTGGTCCAAGGCTCCTACGGGCTTCACGGCGATGGTCTTGTGGCCGTATTCCCGGATATAGGGGGCGGCCTCCGGCGCTGCTCCCTCCATCTCTTCGCTGAAGGTCTCGAAGAAGCCAAGCAGCGGACGCTGCTCCTCGGGCGCAAGGGCCGGGAAGAAGAGAGGTTTGCCTTGCAGCTGCATATAGAGAATCTGTGTGCGGGTGCTTTTACATAACAATTGCAGGACCTTAAGGGTTCCCTGGGAGGTTAGGGTCAGCCGGTGGAATTCGCGGGAGATACTCTCCAGCTCTTGCAGCATCCGGTGGTGGCGGTTGATGATGAGGGAATGCAGATCGAGTGTAATGTCGACGAACCGTACAGTGCGGGTGAACTGGATCAGCGGAAAATCATGCAGGTTCGAAAGGGCGATCATCTCCTGCGGAATGGCACTGAAGTAGGCTCCCAGCTCGATGCATAGGCAGGCGGCGTTCTTATCAATCAGATTCTGCATGAAAGACAGGGCGGCGTCCAGATCCGTGCTTGCGCTCATTCCGGTGGTCAGAATCATCTCTTCCCCATGAATCAGACTCTCCAGGCTCGCACTCTCCAGCACATGCACCCAGCGGATGGCCCGGTTCAGGCCGTTTCTTCCCCCGATCAGCTCAGCTTCAGCGAACAGCGGCCGCTTCAGCGCGTCGCGGATCGTAAATACAAGTTCCCAGTCCATAAGCTTCCCCCTCATTCACTTCGTTCTCAGGCTATTCTTACACGTAAAAAATAGACATTTGAAATTAGACAATCTGTCTAATGTAACGAAAAAACGGATTGACTATAGTTTAAATATAATATGTCAGGAAACTTAACTTAAGTCAGAGTGTGATTAGCGAATTTATCGGCTTGAAGTTTATTTTACTACAATAATTCTTACAAGTATGCAAAACATTAAGGCAATCATCGTAATAATGTTATATTATATAACATAAATCGAAGCGAGAGTGGAAGCTACTCTGGCCAGAAGGAGGGGTACCCGATGGAGCAATCTTCACCGTTTACCACATTGACACCTGAGCTGTTCATGCGTAATTTTGCCGAGGCAGAGCCGGGGCTTACCCGCAAGGGGGCCACCGAGGAATCCAACCGCTGTCTGTACTGTTATGATGCGCCGTGTATCAAGGCCTGTCCGACCAGCATTAATATCCCTTCCTTCATTAAAAGAATCGCAACGGACAATCTCAGAGGATCGGCGCAGACCATCATGGATGCCAATCCGGTCGGCGCAAGCTGCGCACGGGTATGTCCTACGGAGGAGCTGTGCGAGGGAGCCTGTGTGTTAAACGGTACTTCTGCGCCGATTGAGATTGGCCTGCTGCAGCGTTACGCCACGGATTGGGCGATCCGCAGCGGGCTCCAGCTCTTCCGGGCAGGTGAGCCTAACGGCAAAAAAGTAGCGGTGATCGGCGGCGGACCGGCAGGTCTGTCAGCGGCCAGAGAGCTGGCGCGCGAAGGCTTCCAGGTGGTGATCTATGAGGCGAAGCCGCTGGCCGGCGGCCTGGATACCCACGGGATTGTCTCCTTCCGGCTGCCGCAGGACATCTCGCTCTGGGAAGTGGAGCAGGTGGAGAGACTGGGCGTAGAGATCCGCACAGGAATGAAGGTGGGAGTGGATATTTCCATAGAAGAGCTTAAGGCCGGATATGATGCGATTGTGCTGGCGGCCGGAATGGGTTATGTGCCTCCGCTGGAGATTGAAGGCGAGAAGCTGTCCGGTGTCTATGATGCAATCGAGCTGGTGGAGACCACCAAGACCGGGATTCCTGCCCTGGAGCTGATGGGACGGCGTGTTGCTGTCATTGGTGCAGGCAATACGGCCATTGATGCGGCCACCTGCTCGGTGCGGCTCGGCGCGGTGAACGTGAAGATGATCTACCGCCGGACGCGCGGGGAGATGACGGCTTATGATTTCGAATATGAATTCGCGAAGCAGGAGGGTGTGGAGTTCAACTGGCTGACCCTGCCGAAGCGGATTGTCGGGGATGGAGAGGGGAATGTTGCGGCGCTGGAATGTGTGCGGATGGAGCTGACTGGTGAGGCCGGGCCGGATGGACGCCCCTCTCCCGTGCCGGTGGCGGGCTCGGAATTCTTGCTCCCGGTGGATGCCGTAGTGGTGGCTATCGGCCAGAAACGGCGGATTGACCTCATTGAGGCGCTGGGGCTTAAGCATAAGCGGGGCGTAGTGGAGATTGATCCCGCGACCGGCCGTACCTCTGATCCACAGATTTATGCGGCCGGCGATATTGTTTTTGGCGCAGGGACGGGGGAGGCCATGGTGGTCTCTGCCGCGCAGCAGGGCAAGGATGCTGCCTATGCGATTGTGAAGCAGTGGTCAGGCCGTCAGGACGGCGTAATCGGCTCTGCCGTATAACACGGATTTCATAGAAGGGGGAGGGAATGGCAATGGCAGATCTCAGCATTGATTTTGCAGGCATCAAGTCACCGAATCCGTTCTGGCTGGCCTCTGCGCCGCCTACCAATACAGGCTATCAGGTGCAGCGCGCGTTCGAGGCAGGCTGGGGAGGCGCGGTGTGGAAGACGCTCGGGGAGCCGGTCATCAACACCTCGGCCCGGTTCGCC
The sequence above is a segment of the Paenibacillus sp. FSL R7-0204 genome. Coding sequences within it:
- a CDS encoding PucR family transcriptional regulator produces the protein MDWELVFTIRDALKRPLFAEAELIGGRNGLNRAIRWVHVLESASLESLIHGEEMILTTGMSASTDLDAALSFMQNLIDKNAACLCIELGAYFSAIPQEMIALSNLHDFPLIQFTRTVRFVDITLDLHSLIINRHHRMLQELESISREFHRLTLTSQGTLKVLQLLCKSTRTQILYMQLQGKPLFFPALAPEEQRPLLGFFETFSEEMEGAAPEAAPYIREYGHKTIAVKPVGALDQTWAYILMVCNHKPQEFDCLLLDSASLSIAQELLRTRYMEERKLFSENLWVDELVGGRTQDDNRLKALVGPDFNLVNELPYRVCLIEIENPRDVKWNSSENDWESITFHLSLILRSIFEKHSLRPLITLKNNRLTVIALDIQSKLPGKLRLQQALDSLQHIRADEKLKDLQLVIGVSKSHRGLKHAHAGYQEAVQALSLYSCYQKPVLMYEELGVFQLLLSLNDGKTLENFIRSYIGPLIDHDEAKGSELLLTLRVYLDHDGSKQIAARSLFIVRQSLYYRLDKITELLGEDFMLPENRISIQVALRAYQFLYPEKFTLPSSRSAQL
- a CDS encoding NAD(P)-dependent oxidoreductase, which produces MEQSSPFTTLTPELFMRNFAEAEPGLTRKGATEESNRCLYCYDAPCIKACPTSINIPSFIKRIATDNLRGSAQTIMDANPVGASCARVCPTEELCEGACVLNGTSAPIEIGLLQRYATDWAIRSGLQLFRAGEPNGKKVAVIGGGPAGLSAARELAREGFQVVIYEAKPLAGGLDTHGIVSFRLPQDISLWEVEQVERLGVEIRTGMKVGVDISIEELKAGYDAIVLAAGMGYVPPLEIEGEKLSGVYDAIELVETTKTGIPALELMGRRVAVIGAGNTAIDAATCSVRLGAVNVKMIYRRTRGEMTAYDFEYEFAKQEGVEFNWLTLPKRIVGDGEGNVAALECVRMELTGEAGPDGRPSPVPVAGSEFLLPVDAVVVAIGQKRRIDLIEALGLKHKRGVVEIDPATGRTSDPQIYAAGDIVFGAGTGEAMVVSAAQQGKDAAYAIVKQWSGRQDGVIGSAV